The Oceanisphaera avium genome includes a region encoding these proteins:
- a CDS encoding putative bifunctional diguanylate cyclase/phosphodiesterase gives MLISIIEQAVLILAFGWLITTNMRQLQAYPRLMPISSGVWFGLITIGCMSLPFSIGPGVLLDVGDSVIFVAGLFGGVLTGGLALLLASVFKVWFNDSDTLVSIISMSFALIFGLLIKLALIRTRFTLSLRYLIPVSLVLNVVSISLIYYHVEPQLKAHVLSMALPFLVVAIPLTLMLIYIIKDTEHRQYEQQALKNSQARLLAITSAIPDMMSVIDEHGRYLEIMADNIIFSDNKDVRRIGKSLHDVYPLEHAERVLDFIQRTLHEKKVLHLLFDLRFDDGLHHFESVAQVLPTPANEPRAVVVLTRDISERVQDDTDLRIAAVAFESFQGMLVTDRHNRILRVNHAFTKVTGYSQAEVLGKTPSIFSSGQHDKSFYKEMWQSIQHQGHWQGEIYDKRKSGQVYPQWLSITAVKDNNQDISHYVASITDLSAEKDNAKKIHHLAYYDSLTGLPNRRFLINTIKEMQKLSASQQRLGALIFLDLDHFKNINDLWGHATGDKLLRHVAHQLSKMLSAQDCLARLGSDQFVLLLNLQASDDVELKNSLAQKISELRDLLDFAYVHGEQTLRTSACLGTVSVDGVKEPAEELLRQAELAMYAAKDIGRGEHCFFDPAMQEAISQRLLLEEDIVRGLAAKEFGVYFQPQFNDEHQLIGVESLVRWHHFERGLLSPFAFIEVAEAAGIMKKIDEVVMLRACEQMAAWSTVAGLSDITVSINVSPAQLYQTGFVEEVLAVVKQTGADLRRLKLEITESMLVTDMNQAISRMRELKAAGIRFSIDDFGTGYSSLQYLQQLPLDQLKIDQSFVRGLPEDASSLAIIRAVIAMAHSLGLEVIAEGVETQTQRDILLANGCQLYQGYLYAKPLPAAKIAELVAINND, from the coding sequence ATGCTGATATCTATTATTGAACAAGCGGTATTAATCTTAGCTTTTGGCTGGCTTATCACCACCAATATGCGCCAATTACAAGCCTATCCGCGCCTGATGCCCATTAGCTCCGGAGTCTGGTTTGGTCTTATTACTATTGGCTGTATGTCACTGCCGTTTAGCATTGGGCCTGGCGTTTTATTAGATGTCGGTGACTCTGTTATTTTTGTAGCCGGCTTATTTGGCGGTGTGTTAACGGGTGGCTTAGCGCTGCTGTTAGCCAGTGTATTTAAAGTCTGGTTTAATGACTCAGATACCCTAGTGTCTATTATCAGCATGTCTTTTGCGCTGATTTTTGGCTTACTTATTAAATTGGCGCTGATACGCACCCGTTTCACCTTATCGCTGCGCTATTTAATTCCCGTGAGTTTAGTATTGAATGTGGTGAGTATTTCACTGATTTATTATCATGTTGAGCCACAATTAAAAGCCCATGTTTTATCTATGGCACTGCCTTTTTTAGTAGTCGCCATCCCGCTGACTTTGATGCTTATCTATATCATTAAAGACACAGAGCATCGCCAGTATGAACAGCAAGCGCTTAAAAACAGCCAAGCGCGTTTACTCGCTATTACCAGCGCCATACCCGATATGATGAGTGTGATTGATGAGCATGGTCGTTATCTGGAAATTATGGCTGATAATATTATCTTTTCTGATAATAAAGATGTGCGCCGCATAGGTAAAAGCTTGCATGATGTTTATCCCCTTGAACATGCTGAGCGAGTACTGGATTTTATTCAACGCACCTTACACGAGAAAAAAGTACTGCACTTGTTGTTTGATTTGCGCTTTGACGATGGCCTCCATCACTTTGAGAGTGTCGCTCAAGTGTTGCCCACTCCTGCTAATGAGCCCAGAGCGGTAGTGGTGCTAACGCGCGATATTAGTGAGCGCGTACAAGATGATACTGATCTGCGCATTGCCGCGGTGGCCTTTGAGAGCTTTCAGGGCATGCTAGTCACTGATAGGCATAATCGAATATTGCGTGTTAATCATGCTTTTACTAAGGTCACTGGCTATAGCCAAGCAGAGGTATTAGGCAAAACGCCCAGCATTTTTAGCTCAGGTCAGCATGACAAAAGCTTTTATAAAGAAATGTGGCAAAGCATTCAGCATCAAGGTCACTGGCAAGGCGAGATCTACGATAAACGCAAATCAGGCCAAGTATACCCGCAGTGGCTTTCTATTACGGCCGTTAAAGATAATAACCAAGATATTAGTCATTATGTGGCCAGTATTACCGACTTGAGTGCAGAGAAAGACAATGCTAAAAAGATCCATCACTTAGCTTATTATGACAGTTTAACGGGTTTACCTAATCGGCGCTTTTTAATCAATACCATTAAAGAAATGCAAAAATTAAGTGCGAGTCAGCAGCGATTAGGCGCACTCATTTTTCTCGACTTAGATCATTTTAAAAATATTAACGATTTATGGGGTCATGCGACCGGCGATAAGTTATTGCGCCACGTTGCCCATCAGCTCAGTAAGATGCTTAGTGCTCAAGACTGCTTAGCGCGCCTAGGCAGTGATCAATTTGTATTGTTACTTAATCTTCAAGCCTCGGACGATGTGGAACTGAAAAACAGCTTAGCCCAAAAAATAAGTGAGCTTCGAGACTTGTTAGATTTTGCCTATGTGCATGGTGAGCAAACTCTGCGTACCAGTGCTTGTTTAGGGACAGTCAGTGTGGATGGCGTAAAAGAGCCCGCCGAGGAGCTATTACGCCAAGCTGAGCTGGCGATGTATGCAGCTAAAGATATTGGGCGGGGCGAGCATTGTTTCTTTGATCCCGCTATGCAAGAAGCCATCTCTCAGCGCTTACTTTTAGAAGAAGATATAGTTAGAGGATTAGCCGCAAAAGAATTTGGCGTGTATTTTCAACCTCAATTTAACGATGAACATCAGTTAATTGGTGTTGAGTCGCTAGTGCGCTGGCATCATTTTGAGCGCGGTCTGCTTTCTCCGTTTGCTTTTATTGAGGTAGCAGAAGCGGCAGGTATTATGAAAAAAATTGATGAAGTCGTCATGCTTCGCGCTTGCGAGCAAATGGCCGCTTGGTCAACAGTGGCGGGCTTAAGTGACATTACGGTGTCGATTAATGTAAGCCCGGCTCAGCTTTATCAAACCGGCTTTGTAGAAGAAGTGCTCGCCGTAGTAAAACAGACAGGCGCTGATCTTAGGCGCTTAAAGCTTGAAATTACTGAGTCGATGTTGGTCACCGATATGAACCAAGCCATCTCTCGTATGCGAGAGCTGAAAGCGGCGGGTATTCGTTTTTCCATTGATGACTTTGGTACCGGCTATTCTTCACTACAATATTTACAGCAACTGCCACTGGATCAATTAAAAATAGATCAGTCTTTTGTGCGCGGCTTACCAGAAGATGCCAGCAGTTTAGCCATTATTAGAGCTGTGATTGCCATGGCCCATAGTTTAGGACTAGAAGTGATAGCAGAAGGTGTGGAGACCCAGACCCAGCGCGATATCTTGCTGGCTAATGGGTGTCAGCTTTACCAAGGCTATTTATATGCTAAACCGCTGCCAGCGGCCAAAATCGCTGAGCTGGTAGCCATAAATAATGATTGA
- the purF gene encoding amidophosphoribosyltransferase — protein MCGIVGIQGTTPVNQALYDALTVLQHRGQDAAGIVTICEDRLRQRKANGLVREVFEERHMQRLIGNVGIGHVRYPTAGSSSVAQAQPFYVNSPFGITLAHNGNLTNARELKEEQFRVARRHINTTSDSEILLNVLAHEIDQLTQNLHLEPEHVFAAVAGVHKKIRGAYAAVAVIIGHGMLAFRDPNGIRPLVLGKRECAQGGTEYMVASESVALNAVGFELLRDVAPGEAIYVTQQGELFTQQCAQEPQYQSCIFEYVYFARPDSFIDKVSVYAVRARMGLKLGEKIAREWEDFDIDVVIPIPETSCDIALEIAHNLDLPYRQGFVKNRYIGRTFIMPGQEQRQQSVRRKLNAIHSEFFGKNVLLVDDSIVRGTTSEQIIKMAREAGAKKVYFASAAPEIRFPNVYGIDMPSVNELIAYGREVDEICQLIGADGLIFQELEDLEDAVRHFNPELRRFETSVFTGEYVTKDVDQRYLDEQYTLRSLNSELADCQDDAHLAIYNEGES, from the coding sequence ATGTGTGGGATTGTCGGTATTCAAGGTACAACTCCAGTAAACCAGGCGTTATATGATGCATTAACAGTGTTACAACACCGCGGTCAAGATGCCGCTGGCATTGTGACTATCTGTGAAGATAGACTTCGCCAACGTAAAGCTAATGGCTTGGTGCGAGAGGTGTTTGAAGAGCGCCACATGCAGCGCTTAATCGGTAATGTGGGCATTGGCCATGTTCGTTACCCTACCGCAGGCAGTAGCAGTGTCGCTCAAGCACAGCCTTTTTATGTCAACTCCCCCTTTGGCATCACCTTGGCACATAACGGCAATTTAACAAATGCTCGAGAGCTAAAAGAAGAGCAATTTCGAGTCGCTCGCCGCCATATTAATACCACCTCAGACTCGGAAATTTTACTTAACGTCCTCGCCCACGAGATAGATCAGCTCACACAAAATCTGCACCTCGAACCTGAGCATGTGTTTGCGGCCGTGGCGGGAGTGCATAAAAAAATACGCGGCGCTTATGCTGCAGTGGCAGTCATTATTGGTCATGGCATGTTGGCGTTTCGCGATCCAAACGGTATTCGCCCCTTAGTACTAGGCAAGCGTGAGTGTGCACAAGGGGGGACCGAATATATGGTGGCCTCTGAAAGCGTGGCGCTCAATGCCGTAGGCTTTGAGTTGCTACGAGATGTGGCTCCCGGCGAGGCCATTTATGTGACGCAACAAGGGGAATTGTTCACCCAACAATGTGCACAAGAGCCGCAATATCAATCTTGTATTTTTGAGTATGTCTATTTTGCGCGCCCTGACTCCTTTATCGATAAAGTATCTGTGTATGCCGTGAGAGCGCGCATGGGTCTTAAATTAGGTGAAAAAATTGCTCGCGAATGGGAAGACTTCGATATAGATGTGGTGATCCCTATCCCTGAAACCTCGTGTGATATTGCGCTAGAAATAGCGCATAACTTGGACTTGCCTTATCGCCAAGGTTTTGTGAAAAATCGCTATATTGGCCGGACGTTTATTATGCCGGGCCAAGAACAACGCCAACAATCGGTGCGCCGTAAGCTTAATGCTATCCACTCAGAGTTTTTTGGTAAAAATGTGTTATTAGTGGATGACTCTATTGTGCGCGGCACCACCTCTGAGCAAATTATAAAAATGGCGCGAGAAGCGGGCGCTAAAAAAGTTTACTTCGCCTCTGCGGCTCCCGAAATTCGCTTCCCCAATGTGTATGGCATTGATATGCCCTCGGTAAATGAGCTGATCGCGTACGGCCGAGAAGTGGATGAAATTTGCCAATTAATTGGGGCGGATGGCCTTATTTTTCAGGAATTAGAAGACTTAGAAGATGCAGTACGTCATTTTAATCCTGAGTTAAGACGCTTTGAAACCTCGGTATTTACGGGAGAGTATGTCACTAAGGATGTGGATCAACGCTATTTAGATGAACAATATACGCTGCGCAGCCTTAATAGTGAACTTGCTGACTGCCAAGATGATGCGCATTTAGCAATTTATAATGAAGGCGAGTCTTAA
- a CDS encoding CvpA family protein: protein MVWIDFVILGIIALSAVVSLVRGFVREAMSLATWLAAFFVASHFYADLSALLDISDPLIRNGSAIAILFVLTLILGALINYIVSQLVDKTGLSGTDRVLGVCFGAVRGVLIVAALLFFIDTMTGFSQSLWWKQSVLIPEFGIVIQWFFSLVQNSSSFLPPKP, encoded by the coding sequence ATGGTTTGGATAGACTTTGTAATTTTAGGCATTATTGCCTTATCAGCTGTGGTGAGCTTAGTCAGAGGATTCGTCCGAGAAGCCATGTCTTTGGCAACTTGGCTAGCGGCATTTTTTGTAGCCAGTCATTTCTATGCCGACCTCAGTGCCCTTCTGGATATCTCAGATCCGCTGATCCGTAATGGTAGCGCCATTGCCATCTTGTTTGTGTTAACCCTCATTCTGGGTGCGCTTATTAATTATATTGTTAGTCAACTGGTCGATAAAACAGGCTTATCGGGTACCGATAGAGTGCTAGGTGTCTGTTTTGGCGCTGTAAGAGGCGTGTTGATCGTGGCCGCGTTATTGTTTTTTATCGATACCATGACCGGGTTTTCTCAAAGTCTGTGGTGGAAACAGTCTGTGTTAATTCCCGAGTTCGGTATTGTTATCCAGTGGTTCTTCAGCCTGGTGCAAAATTCATCCAGCTTTTTACCCCCCAAGCCATAA
- the serS gene encoding serine--tRNA ligase — MLDSKYLRNDIAHTAQRLASRGFTLDISVFNALEEQRKSLQSRTQELQAERNARSKAIGLAARNGEDIAPLKAAVASINEELDGCKVELDRLLNEIEAFSAAIPNLPHDSVPVGKNEDDNVEVRKWGELPVFDFEAKDHVALGEALAGLDFKGAVKVSGSRFVIMQGQIARMHRALAQYMLDLHTLEHGYTECYVPYLVNSDSLFGTGQLPKFSADLFHTAIEGEGEEEGKVRRFSLIPTSEVPLTNIGRDEIFEASDLPLKLTAHSPCFRSEAGSYGRDTRGLVRMHQFDKVEMVQLVHPDTSWDTLEEMVGHAEKVLQGLALPYRVVALCTGDMGFSAAKTYDLEVWLPAQNTYREISSVSNCGDFQARRMQARVRGTEGKPQLLHTLNGSGLAVGRTLVAVLENYQQADGRIAVPAILQPYMGGLQFIG; from the coding sequence ATGCTGGACTCCAAATACCTGCGCAACGACATAGCTCACACCGCACAGCGGCTCGCAAGTCGCGGCTTTACGCTCGATATCTCTGTGTTTAATGCGCTTGAAGAACAGCGTAAGTCTTTGCAATCCCGTACCCAAGAGTTACAAGCTGAGCGTAATGCCCGCTCTAAAGCCATTGGTTTAGCCGCCCGTAATGGAGAAGACATAGCCCCGCTTAAAGCGGCAGTCGCGAGCATTAATGAGGAATTAGACGGCTGTAAAGTGGAGCTAGACCGTTTACTTAATGAGATTGAAGCATTTAGCGCGGCTATTCCTAACTTACCTCATGACTCAGTGCCGGTAGGTAAAAATGAAGATGATAATGTAGAAGTACGCAAATGGGGTGAGTTACCGGTTTTTGATTTTGAAGCCAAAGATCATGTGGCATTAGGCGAAGCACTGGCCGGTTTAGACTTTAAAGGGGCGGTAAAGGTGTCTGGCTCACGGTTTGTGATTATGCAGGGCCAAATTGCTCGCATGCACCGTGCCTTAGCACAGTATATGCTGGACTTACATACCCTTGAGCACGGATATACCGAATGCTATGTGCCTTATCTGGTTAATAGCGACAGTTTATTTGGCACGGGTCAGTTACCTAAATTCTCTGCTGACTTATTTCATACCGCCATTGAGGGCGAGGGCGAAGAAGAGGGCAAAGTACGCCGCTTCTCATTAATCCCCACCTCAGAAGTGCCCTTAACCAATATTGGGCGCGATGAAATTTTTGAAGCCAGCGACTTACCGTTAAAACTTACGGCACATTCTCCCTGTTTTCGCTCCGAAGCAGGCTCTTATGGCCGCGATACCCGAGGCTTGGTGCGCATGCATCAGTTCGATAAAGTGGAAATGGTGCAGTTAGTGCATCCTGATACGTCTTGGGACACCTTAGAAGAAATGGTAGGGCATGCAGAAAAAGTCTTACAAGGGTTAGCGCTCCCTTATCGAGTGGTGGCCTTGTGTACTGGCGATATGGGTTTTAGTGCTGCGAAAACCTATGATCTAGAAGTGTGGTTGCCTGCGCAAAATACTTATCGTGAAATTTCATCTGTGTCTAATTGCGGTGATTTTCAAGCGCGACGTATGCAGGCTCGCGTGCGTGGCACTGAGGGTAAACCTCAGTTGCTGCATACTTTAAATGGCTCAGGGCTGGCGGTAGGACGTACCTTAGTTGCCGTGTTAGAAAACTACCAACAAGCGGATGGTCGCATTGCAGTACCGGCCATTTTGCAGCCTTATATGGGCGGCTTACAGTTTATTGGCTAA
- a CDS encoding replication-associated recombination protein A, producing the protein MSTLSLDFEQDDFRPLAARMRPQRLEHYLGQEHILAPDKPLRRALEAGQCHSMILWGPPGTGKTTLAELIGLYCQAEVERVSAVTSGVKEIRAAIERAKEHKQAGRRTILFVDEVHRFNKSQQDAFLPHIEDGTVTFIGATTENPSFELNNALLSRARVYVLKRLESTAIEQMLSHALTTDNILVERHLHLADGVQSALAKLVDGDGRKALNYLELLSDMAVKVEGHYQIDLSLLAEITGERLARFDNQGDLYYDLISAIHKSIRGSDPNAGLYWYARMISAGCDALYIARRLLAIASEDIGLADPKAMEVALTAWDCYSRVGPAEGERAIAQAIIYLACAPKSNAVYSAWNQALKDAKELPDYEVPLHLRNAPTKLLKELGHGQAYRYAHHEPGAYAPGATYLPDALVERDYYQPNDRGFEQKIKAKLDYLHQLDKAASNN; encoded by the coding sequence ATGAGCACCTTGAGTCTGGACTTTGAGCAAGATGACTTTCGACCTTTAGCGGCGCGCATGCGCCCGCAGCGCTTAGAGCACTATCTGGGTCAAGAGCATATCCTTGCACCGGATAAACCGCTGCGCCGGGCATTGGAAGCGGGACAGTGTCATTCCATGATTTTATGGGGGCCACCGGGAACTGGAAAAACCACCTTAGCCGAGCTTATTGGGCTTTATTGTCAGGCAGAAGTAGAGCGCGTGTCGGCCGTGACCTCAGGCGTAAAAGAAATTCGTGCTGCTATTGAGCGTGCTAAAGAGCACAAACAGGCGGGGCGGCGCACTATTTTATTTGTGGATGAAGTTCATCGCTTTAATAAATCCCAGCAAGATGCTTTTTTGCCGCATATCGAAGATGGCACTGTCACTTTTATTGGTGCGACCACCGAAAACCCCTCTTTTGAGCTTAATAATGCCTTACTTTCTCGAGCGCGGGTCTATGTATTAAAACGCTTAGAAAGTACCGCCATTGAACAGATGCTTAGCCATGCGCTCACCACCGATAATATACTCGTTGAGCGTCATTTACACTTGGCTGACGGTGTGCAAAGTGCATTGGCGAAATTAGTAGATGGCGATGGCCGCAAAGCGCTTAATTACCTTGAGCTATTATCCGATATGGCGGTGAAGGTAGAAGGGCACTATCAGATTGACTTAAGCTTATTGGCCGAGATCACCGGTGAGCGTTTAGCGCGCTTTGATAATCAAGGTGATCTGTATTATGACTTAATTTCGGCGATTCATAAGTCGATTCGCGGCTCGGATCCTAATGCCGGTTTATATTGGTATGCTCGTATGATTAGTGCGGGCTGCGATGCGCTTTATATTGCGCGCCGCTTACTGGCCATCGCCTCAGAAGATATCGGCTTAGCGGATCCCAAAGCGATGGAAGTCGCACTTACCGCATGGGATTGTTATAGCCGCGTGGGGCCAGCAGAGGGCGAGCGCGCCATTGCTCAAGCTATTATTTATTTAGCCTGTGCGCCTAAAAGCAATGCGGTTTATAGTGCTTGGAATCAAGCATTAAAAGATGCTAAAGAGCTCCCCGATTATGAAGTCCCTCTGCATTTGCGTAATGCACCGACTAAGTTATTAAAAGAGTTAGGCCATGGCCAAGCCTATCGCTACGCTCATCATGAGCCCGGTGCCTACGCCCCAGGTGCGACATATTTACCGGATGCCTTAGTCGAACGCGACTATTATCAGCCAAACGATCGGGGCTTTGAGCAAAAAATTAAAGCCAAACTGGATTATTTACACCAACTCGATAAAGCCGCCTCTAATAATTAA
- the lolA gene encoding outer membrane lipoprotein chaperone LolA, producing MKKLATLGILLWSVSSVALADARTELQQKLARFDQFSAEFSQQVFDEQGQAMQTAKGTMQLARPDKFRWHTVSPDESLIVSNGKSVWMYDPFVEQVSIAPLEEAIQNTPFLLIAGRDGKRWQDYEVTREGADYIVTSKDTSELISQFSLRFDSKNRIERFSVLESGGQRSDFTLHKVNTQPKVSNTTFTFTPPKGVMVDDQR from the coding sequence ATGAAAAAATTAGCGACATTAGGTATTTTATTGTGGTCGGTAAGTAGCGTCGCCTTGGCCGATGCTCGCACCGAGTTACAACAAAAATTAGCCCGTTTTGATCAGTTTTCTGCCGAATTTAGTCAGCAAGTGTTTGATGAACAAGGGCAAGCCATGCAAACGGCGAAAGGTACCATGCAACTTGCGCGCCCCGATAAATTCCGTTGGCATACGGTATCTCCCGATGAGAGCTTAATTGTTTCTAATGGTAAAAGTGTCTGGATGTATGACCCTTTTGTAGAGCAAGTTAGTATCGCGCCCCTCGAAGAAGCTATCCAGAATACGCCGTTTTTACTTATCGCCGGACGCGATGGCAAGCGCTGGCAAGATTATGAAGTGACACGCGAAGGCGCTGATTATATTGTTACCAGTAAAGATACCAGTGAATTAATTAGTCAATTTAGCCTGCGCTTTGATAGTAAAAATCGTATTGAGCGCTTTAGCGTGCTGGAGTCGGGTGGTCAGCGCAGTGACTTCACTCTACATAAAGTGAATACTCAGCCTAAGGTGAGCAATACCACTTTTACCTTTACCCCGCCCAAAGGCGTGATGGTGGATGATCAGCGCTAA